A window from Symbiopectobacterium purcellii encodes these proteins:
- the accC gene encoding acetyl-CoA carboxylase biotin carboxylase subunit encodes MLDKIVIANRGEIALRILRACKELGIKTVAVHSSADRDLKHVLLADETVCIGPAPSTKSYLNIPAIISAAEITGAVAIHPGYGFLSENADFAEQVERSGFIFIGPRADTIRLMGDKVSAISAMKKAGVPCVPGSDGPLGEDMDKNRAFGKRIGYPVIIKASGGGGGRGMRVVRNEKDLEQSILMTRAEAKAAFNNDMVYMEKYLENPRHVEIQVLADGQGNAIYLAERDCSMQRRHQKVVEEAPAPGITADLRRYIGDRCAKACVDIGYRGAGTFEFLFENGEFYFIEMNTRIQVEHPVTEMITGVDLIKEQLRIAAGQPLSIKQEEVNVRGHAVECRINAEDPNTFLPSPGKITRFHAPGGFGVRWESHIYAGYTVPPYYDSMIGKLITYGESRDIAISRMKNALAELIIDGIKTNIELQLKIMNDENFQHGGTNIHYLEKKLGLQ; translated from the coding sequence ATGCTAGATAAAATCGTTATCGCGAACCGCGGAGAAATTGCGCTGCGCATTTTGCGCGCCTGTAAAGAACTGGGCATCAAAACCGTTGCCGTTCACTCCAGCGCGGACCGCGATCTGAAACATGTGCTGCTGGCCGATGAGACCGTGTGTATCGGCCCGGCTCCGTCGACCAAAAGTTACCTGAATATCCCGGCGATTATTTCCGCCGCAGAGATCACCGGCGCTGTGGCTATCCACCCCGGTTACGGCTTTTTGTCCGAAAATGCGGATTTTGCCGAGCAGGTTGAGCGCTCCGGCTTCATCTTCATTGGTCCACGCGCAGATACCATTCGCCTGATGGGTGACAAAGTGTCTGCCATTTCGGCCATGAAGAAAGCAGGTGTACCGTGCGTGCCAGGCTCTGACGGCCCGCTGGGCGAGGACATGGACAAGAACCGCGCTTTTGGTAAACGCATCGGCTATCCGGTGATTATCAAAGCCTCTGGCGGCGGCGGCGGTCGCGGCATGCGCGTGGTGCGCAACGAGAAAGATCTGGAACAATCCATCCTCATGACCCGTGCGGAAGCGAAAGCCGCTTTCAATAACGACATGGTGTATATGGAAAAATACCTGGAAAATCCGCGTCACGTGGAAATTCAGGTATTGGCTGACGGTCAGGGTAACGCCATCTATCTGGCGGAACGCGACTGCTCCATGCAGCGTCGTCACCAGAAAGTGGTGGAAGAAGCACCTGCGCCAGGCATCACGGCGGATTTGCGTCGCTATATTGGCGATCGCTGCGCGAAAGCCTGCGTGGATATCGGCTATCGCGGTGCCGGTACGTTCGAATTCCTGTTCGAAAACGGTGAATTCTACTTTATCGAAATGAACACCCGTATTCAGGTTGAGCATCCGGTAACGGAGATGATCACTGGCGTCGATCTGATCAAAGAGCAGTTGCGCATCGCTGCTGGTCAGCCGTTGTCGATCAAACAGGAAGAAGTCAACGTGCGCGGTCATGCGGTGGAATGCCGTATCAACGCCGAAGATCCTAACACCTTCCTGCCGAGCCCGGGCAAGATCACCCGTTTCCATGCACCGGGCGGTTTTGGCGTACGCTGGGAGTCGCACATCTACGCGGGCTATACCGTGCCGCCGTACTACGATTCCATGATCGGCAAGTTGATCACTTACGGTGAAAGCCGCGATATCGCGATTTCCCGAATGAAAAACGCCTTGGCGGAACTGATCATTGATGGTATTAAAACCAACATTGAGTTGCAGTTGAAGATTATGAACGACGAGAACTTCCAGCACGGTGGAACCAATATCCACTATCTGGAGAAAAAGCTCGGTCTGCAATAA
- the msrP gene encoding protein-methionine-sulfoxide reductase catalytic subunit MsrP, which translates to MSDSHRQRKPSAADVTPEGIFHQRRAVMKALGIAACALSLPLSAQADVLDWLTGGKKKPTAPPPTPLTFTPETNAPAALTLTPEDKVTGYNNFYEFGLDKADPAANAGGLRTEGWKIQIEGEIAKPVTLDIDDIIKRFPLEERIYRFRCVEAWSMVIPWVGFPLAKLIQFVEPTSAARYVAFQTLHDPEQMPGQKDRFLGGGLDYPYVEGLTLEEALHPLTLLALGVYGKTLPPQNGAPIRLVTPWKYGFKNIKSIVKIRFTRERPPSTWNLAAPDEYGFYANVNPDVDHPRWSQASERVIGAGGLLNVQRQPTLLFNGYAEQVAHLYRGLNLRDNF; encoded by the coding sequence ATGTCTGACTCTCACCGTCAACGCAAACCAAGCGCCGCCGACGTTACCCCTGAGGGGATTTTTCACCAGCGCCGCGCAGTGATGAAAGCGCTGGGCATCGCCGCCTGTGCGCTGAGCCTGCCGCTTAGCGCACAGGCGGATGTGCTGGACTGGCTCACTGGCGGCAAAAAAAAACCGACAGCACCGCCGCCCACGCCGCTCACCTTCACACCGGAAACCAATGCGCCAGCGGCACTCACGCTGACGCCCGAGGACAAGGTTACCGGCTACAACAACTTCTATGAGTTCGGGCTAGATAAAGCCGACCCGGCCGCCAATGCCGGAGGATTGCGTACTGAAGGTTGGAAGATACAAATAGAAGGGGAAATCGCCAAACCGGTCACGCTGGATATCGATGACATTATCAAGCGCTTTCCGTTGGAAGAACGCATCTATCGCTTTCGCTGCGTCGAGGCCTGGTCAATGGTGATTCCCTGGGTAGGATTTCCCTTGGCAAAACTGATTCAGTTCGTAGAGCCGACTAGCGCCGCGCGCTATGTTGCCTTTCAAACCCTGCACGATCCCGAACAGATGCCGGGGCAGAAAGATCGCTTTCTCGGTGGTGGACTTGACTATCCTTATGTAGAAGGCTTAACCCTGGAAGAGGCGCTACATCCCTTGACCCTGCTAGCACTGGGGGTTTATGGCAAAACCTTGCCACCGCAGAACGGCGCGCCTATCCGTCTGGTGACACCATGGAAATACGGGTTCAAGAACATCAAGTCCATCGTGAAAATCCGCTTTACACGCGAACGACCGCCTTCAACCTGGAATCTGGCGGCACCCGATGAATATGGTTTTTATGCCAATGTGAACCCGGATGTTGACCATCCGCGCTGGTCGCAGGCCAGTGAACGGGTGATTGGTGCGGGTGGATTGCTTAACGTTCAGCGCCAACCAACGCTGCTGTTTAACGGCTATGCCGAACAGGTAGCACACCTCTATCGCGGTCTGAACCTGCGGGATAACTTCTGA
- a CDS encoding YhdT family protein — MDKRFPQAHKEARWALFLTLFYLVGWIVTAYLPDNTAGLTGLPRWFEFSCLLLPLVFIVLCWLMTHLVFRDIPLGDDDAQ, encoded by the coding sequence ATGGACAAACGCTTCCCCCAAGCGCACAAAGAGGCGCGATGGGCACTGTTCCTGACGCTATTTTACCTCGTAGGCTGGATAGTCACCGCCTACCTGCCTGACAACACCGCCGGGTTGACCGGGCTGCCACGCTGGTTTGAGTTCTCCTGCCTGCTGCTGCCGCTGGTCTTTATCGTGCTGTGCTGGCTGATGACGCACCTGGTGTTTCGCGATATTCCGTTAGGAGACGACGATGCACAATGA
- the msrQ gene encoding protein-methionine-sulfoxide reductase heme-binding subunit MsrQ codes for MSLTLRQVFWLKIVLHAAAVLPLLWLFYAIQQGALSADPAKDIQHFTGRMALKLLLATLLVTPLARYGKQPLLIRCRRLLGLWCFAWATLHLTSYTLLELGLANLALLGQELINRPYLTLGALSWLLLLALAITSFQAAQRALGSNWQRLHNLIYAIAVLVPLHYVWSVKILSPQPVIYGLSALFLLALRYKKFRQWWR; via the coding sequence ATGAGTCTGACACTCCGCCAGGTGTTCTGGCTAAAAATCGTCTTACATGCCGCCGCCGTGTTACCGCTACTGTGGCTGTTTTACGCCATTCAACAAGGGGCGTTAAGCGCCGATCCGGCCAAAGATATCCAGCATTTTACCGGACGAATGGCGCTAAAACTGCTGTTGGCAACACTGCTGGTTACGCCGTTGGCACGCTACGGCAAACAGCCGCTGTTGATCCGCTGTCGCCGCTTGCTGGGCCTGTGGTGTTTTGCCTGGGCAACGCTGCATCTGACCAGCTATACGCTATTGGAACTGGGGCTCGCCAATCTCGCGTTGTTGGGCCAAGAGCTGATCAACCGCCCTTACCTGACGCTGGGTGCGCTCAGTTGGCTGCTGCTGCTGGCCCTGGCGATAACCTCGTTTCAGGCGGCACAACGTGCGCTTGGCAGCAACTGGCAGCGCTTACACAACCTTATCTATGCCATCGCGGTGCTCGTCCCCCTTCATTATGTGTGGTCGGTAAAAATCTTATCGCCGCAACCGGTGATTTATGGGCTAAGTGCGCTGTTCTTGTTAGCTTTGCGTTACAAAAAGTTCCGCCAGTGGTGGCGTTAA
- the panF gene encoding sodium/pantothenate symporter, protein MHNDVILPLVVYLILVFGLSIYAYLRRREGNFLNEYFLGSRSMGGFVLAMTLIGTYVSASSFIGGPGAAYKYGLGWVLLAVIQVPTMLLSLGILGKKFAILARRYNAITLNDMLYARYGSRLLVWFASLSLLVAFIGAMAVQFIGGARLLETAANVPYDVGLLIFGVTIALYTTFGGFRASVLNDAMQGVVMLIGTVLLLVAIISAAGGQRSAVETLRQIDPALVDPHGSGQTLTFPFMASFWVLVCFGVIGLPNTAVRCISYKDSKALHRGIIIGTIVITVLMLGMHLAGALGRAIMPNLTIPDQVLPELMVKVLPPLAAGIFLAAPMSAIMANINAHLLQASATIIKDLYLSVKPHQAQNERHIKWLSSATTLLLGVLTLLASWRPPEMIIWLNLLAFGGLEAVFLWPLLLGLYWERANATGALSAMMVGALCYTLLATFKLNLAGFHPIVPALSFSLLAFLIGNRFGSNPAPNAAATPSH, encoded by the coding sequence ATGCACAATGATGTGATTCTGCCGCTGGTCGTCTACCTGATACTGGTGTTCGGGCTGTCGATTTACGCTTACCTGCGCCGCCGCGAAGGCAATTTCCTCAACGAGTACTTCCTCGGTAGCCGCTCGATGGGCGGTTTTGTGCTCGCCATGACGCTGATTGGCACATATGTCAGTGCCAGTTCGTTTATCGGTGGGCCTGGTGCCGCCTATAAATACGGTCTGGGTTGGGTGCTATTGGCGGTGATCCAAGTGCCCACCATGCTGCTTTCTCTCGGCATTCTGGGGAAAAAATTCGCCATTCTGGCACGGCGCTACAACGCCATTACCCTGAACGATATGCTGTATGCGCGCTATGGCAGTCGCCTGCTGGTGTGGTTTGCCAGCCTGAGCCTGCTGGTGGCCTTTATCGGGGCGATGGCGGTACAGTTTATCGGCGGCGCTCGCCTGCTGGAAACTGCCGCTAATGTGCCCTACGACGTTGGTTTGCTGATTTTCGGCGTCACGATAGCGCTTTACACCACCTTCGGCGGTTTTCGCGCCAGCGTGCTCAATGACGCGATGCAGGGCGTTGTGATGCTGATCGGTACGGTATTGCTGCTGGTAGCGATTATCTCTGCCGCGGGTGGGCAGCGCAGCGCGGTAGAAACGCTGCGTCAGATCGATCCGGCACTGGTTGACCCACACGGCAGCGGCCAGACGCTCACCTTCCCGTTTATGGCCTCATTCTGGGTGCTAGTCTGCTTCGGCGTCATCGGCCTGCCTAACACAGCCGTACGCTGTATCTCTTACAAAGACAGCAAAGCACTGCACCGTGGCATCATTATCGGCACTATCGTCATCACCGTGCTGATGCTGGGTATGCACCTGGCAGGCGCGCTGGGGCGCGCGATCATGCCCAATCTGACCATTCCCGATCAGGTGCTGCCGGAACTGATGGTGAAAGTACTGCCACCGCTGGCAGCGGGCATCTTCCTCGCGGCGCCCATGTCCGCCATTATGGCCAACATCAATGCGCACCTGCTGCAAGCCTCTGCCACCATCATCAAAGATCTGTATCTGAGCGTAAAACCGCATCAAGCGCAGAACGAACGCCATATCAAATGGCTCTCCAGCGCCACCACGCTGCTGCTGGGCGTCCTGACGCTGCTGGCCTCCTGGCGGCCACCTGAAATGATTATCTGGCTCAATCTGCTGGCATTTGGCGGCCTGGAGGCGGTATTCCTATGGCCACTGTTGCTTGGGCTTTACTGGGAGCGCGCCAATGCGACCGGTGCGCTCAGCGCCATGATGGTCGGTGCCTTATGCTATACCCTACTTGCCACCTTTAAGCTGAATCTGGCGGGCTTTCACCCGATTGTTCCCGCCCTCTCATTCAGCCTGCTGGCCTTTCTTATTGGTAACCGTTTTGGCAGCAACCCTGCGCCAAACGCTGCCGCAACACCTTCACATTAA
- the prmA gene encoding 50S ribosomal protein L11 methyltransferase — protein MPWIQLKINTTGAQAEQLGDALIESGAVSVTFQDTHDTPVFEPLPGETRLWGDTDVIGLYDAETEMPDVIAQLEQEPLLGAGFRHKIEQLEDKDWEREWMDNFHPMQFGKRLWICPSWRDIPDPNAVNVMLDPGLAFGTGTHPTTSLCLQWLDGLDLVGKTVIDFGCGSGILAIAALKLGAAQAIGIDIDPQAIQASRDNAQRNGVSERLALYLPKDQPNDLSADVVVANILAGPLRELAPLISTLPKAGGHLGLSGILASQAENVAAAYTDLFELDPTVEKEEWCRITGIKR, from the coding sequence ATGCCGTGGATTCAACTCAAAATCAATACGACGGGCGCGCAGGCTGAACAACTGGGCGATGCGCTTATCGAGAGCGGTGCGGTGTCCGTCACCTTTCAGGACACCCACGATACCCCAGTATTCGAACCGCTGCCGGGTGAAACCCGTTTATGGGGCGATACCGACGTGATTGGGCTGTACGACGCCGAAACCGAGATGCCAGACGTGATTGCCCAACTGGAGCAAGAACCGCTACTGGGTGCCGGTTTTCGCCATAAAATCGAACAGCTGGAAGATAAAGACTGGGAACGGGAGTGGATGGACAACTTCCACCCGATGCAGTTTGGCAAACGCCTGTGGATCTGCCCAAGCTGGCGTGACATCCCCGATCCGAATGCGGTTAACGTCATGCTGGATCCCGGTCTGGCCTTTGGCACCGGCACGCACCCTACCACGTCCCTGTGCCTGCAATGGCTCGACGGTCTGGATTTGGTGGGCAAAACGGTTATTGATTTTGGCTGTGGCTCCGGTATTTTGGCGATTGCCGCATTGAAACTGGGTGCCGCACAGGCGATTGGCATCGATATCGATCCTCAGGCCATTCAAGCCAGCCGCGATAATGCACAGCGTAACGGCGTCTCAGAGCGTCTGGCGCTCTACCTGCCGAAAGACCAGCCCAACGACCTCTCGGCCGACGTCGTGGTTGCCAATATCCTTGCAGGCCCGCTGCGTGAGCTGGCACCGCTGATTAGTACACTGCCCAAGGCGGGAGGGCATTTAGGGTTATCAGGTATTCTCGCGTCACAGGCAGAGAACGTGGCAGCTGCTTACACCGACCTGTTCGAACTCGACCCAACCGTTGAGAAAGAAGAGTGGTGCCGTATTACTGGCATCAAGCGCTAA
- the mreC gene encoding rod shape-determining protein MreC: protein MKPIFSRGPSLQLRLFLAVLTAMAIIIADSRLGTFLKIRTYMDTAVSPFYFLANGPREVLDNVSESLATKNQLALENRVLRQELQLRNSDLLLLGQLKQENARLRELLGSPLRQDEQKMVTHVISAGTDPYSDQVVIDKGAAHGVYEGQPVISDKGVVGQVVAVGQLTSRVLLICDVSHALPIQVLRNDIRVIAAGNGCTDDLQLEHLPNNTDIRVGDVLVTSGLGGRFPEGYPVGVVSEVKVDTQRAYTVIKAHPTAGLQRLRYLLLLWGVDDVSGKGLPPQEVHRVANERLMQMMPQVLPSPDEMGPPAAAAPTAPPQGSTQPKNGPARSAAQGQQPQRNTPPAATPAQGGRQ, encoded by the coding sequence ATGAAGCCGATTTTTAGCAGGGGACCTTCCCTGCAATTGCGACTTTTTCTTGCCGTCCTCACGGCGATGGCGATCATTATCGCCGACAGCCGTTTGGGGACGTTTCTCAAGATCCGTACCTATATGGATACGGCGGTCAGCCCGTTCTATTTTCTCGCCAACGGGCCGCGTGAAGTATTGGATAATGTCTCTGAATCGCTGGCGACCAAAAATCAGTTGGCGCTGGAAAACCGTGTATTACGCCAGGAACTGCAACTGCGCAACAGCGATCTGCTGCTGCTCGGTCAACTGAAACAGGAAAATGCGCGTCTGCGCGAACTGTTGGGATCGCCGCTGCGTCAGGATGAGCAGAAGATGGTGACCCATGTGATTTCCGCTGGCACCGACCCCTATAGCGATCAGGTGGTGATTGATAAAGGGGCGGCGCACGGTGTCTACGAAGGGCAACCGGTTATCAGTGATAAAGGGGTGGTTGGGCAGGTTGTCGCGGTCGGTCAGTTGACCAGCCGTGTGCTGCTGATTTGCGATGTCTCCCACGCGTTGCCGATTCAGGTGCTGCGCAATGATATCCGTGTGATTGCCGCCGGTAATGGCTGCACTGACGATCTGCAACTGGAGCATTTGCCCAACAACACCGATATTCGCGTCGGTGATGTGCTGGTGACCTCCGGACTGGGCGGTCGTTTCCCTGAAGGGTATCCGGTGGGCGTTGTCTCCGAAGTGAAGGTGGATACGCAACGCGCCTACACCGTTATCAAGGCGCATCCTACCGCGGGTCTACAACGTTTACGCTATCTGCTGCTGCTGTGGGGCGTTGATGACGTGTCGGGCAAAGGGTTGCCGCCGCAAGAAGTGCACCGCGTTGCCAATGAACGTTTGATGCAGATGATGCCGCAGGTTCTGCCCTCTCCCGATGAAATGGGCCCGCCTGCGGCTGCCGCACCCACCGCACCGCCGCAGGGGAGTACACAACCGAAAAATGGCCCTGCGCGCAGTGCGGCTCAAGGTCAACAACCTCAACGTAATACGCCACCTGCTGCTACGCCAGCACAGGGAGGACGCCAATGA
- the aroQ gene encoding type II 3-dehydroquinate dehydratase, whose translation MAERFHILLLNGPNLNLLGTREPEKYGSTTLAEIVSDLEHQAQALNVHFSHVQSNAEHVLIDTIHQARGKTDFILINPAAFTHTSVALRDALLAVEIPFIEIHLSNVHAREPFRHHSYLSDVAVGVICGLGADGYGYALQTAVKRLSTSN comes from the coding sequence ATGGCAGAGAGATTTCACATTTTGCTTTTGAACGGTCCCAACCTGAATCTGCTGGGAACCCGTGAGCCAGAGAAGTACGGCAGCACTACGCTTGCCGAGATCGTCAGCGATTTGGAACATCAGGCGCAGGCGCTCAATGTACACTTCTCCCATGTCCAATCCAATGCTGAGCATGTGCTGATTGATACGATTCATCAGGCACGCGGCAAGACGGATTTTATTTTAATTAACCCGGCGGCATTCACCCACACCAGCGTTGCATTACGTGATGCGCTGCTGGCCGTGGAAATTCCGTTTATAGAGATCCATCTGAGCAACGTGCACGCACGCGAACCGTTCCGCCATCACTCTTACCTGTCCGATGTGGCAGTGGGTGTGATTTGCGGCCTGGGCGCAGATGGATATGGCTATGCGTTACAGACGGCGGTAAAACGCCTGTCCACGTCAAACTAA
- the mreB gene encoding rod shape-determining protein MreB, which produces MFKKFRGMFSNDLSIDLGTANTLIYVKGQGIVLNEPSVVAIRQDRAGSPKSVAAVGHEAKQMLGRTPGNIAAIRPMKDGVIADFFVTEKMLQHFIKQVHSNSFMRPSPRVLVCVPVGATQVERRAIRESAQGAGAREVFLIEEPMAAAIGAGLPVSEATGSMVVDIGGGTTEVAVISLNGVVYSSSVRIGGDRFDEAIINYVRRNYGSLIGEATAERIKHEIGSAYPGDEVREIEVRGRNLAEGVPRGFTLNSNEILEALQEPLTGIVSAVMVALEQCPPELASDISERGMVLTGGGALLRNLDRLLMEETGIPVVVAEDPLTCVARGGGKALEMIDMHGGDLFSEE; this is translated from the coding sequence ATGTTTAAAAAATTTCGTGGCATGTTTTCCAACGACTTGTCCATCGACCTGGGTACCGCCAATACCCTGATTTATGTTAAAGGGCAGGGCATTGTACTGAATGAGCCGTCTGTGGTCGCCATCCGTCAGGATCGTGCTGGCTCGCCTAAGAGCGTCGCCGCCGTAGGCCATGAAGCCAAACAGATGCTTGGTCGTACTCCGGGTAATATCGCAGCCATCCGCCCGATGAAAGACGGCGTTATCGCTGACTTTTTCGTGACTGAGAAAATGTTGCAGCACTTTATCAAACAAGTGCACAGCAACAGCTTTATGCGTCCGAGTCCGCGCGTGCTGGTGTGTGTGCCGGTCGGTGCTACTCAGGTTGAACGCCGTGCCATTCGCGAATCTGCGCAAGGGGCCGGGGCGCGCGAAGTGTTCCTGATTGAAGAACCGATGGCGGCCGCTATCGGTGCCGGACTGCCGGTTTCTGAAGCAACCGGCTCCATGGTGGTGGATATCGGGGGCGGTACCACAGAAGTGGCGGTTATCTCCCTGAACGGTGTGGTCTACTCTTCTTCCGTGCGTATTGGTGGTGACCGCTTCGATGAAGCCATCATCAATTATGTGCGCCGTAACTACGGCTCGCTGATCGGTGAAGCGACGGCGGAACGCATCAAGCACGAAATTGGTTCTGCGTATCCGGGCGATGAAGTACGCGAAATCGAAGTGCGTGGTCGTAACCTGGCTGAGGGCGTACCGCGCGGCTTTACCCTTAACTCGAACGAGATTCTGGAAGCGTTGCAAGAGCCGTTGACCGGCATCGTGAGCGCGGTGATGGTTGCGCTGGAACAGTGCCCACCAGAACTGGCTTCCGACATTTCTGAACGCGGCATGGTGTTGACCGGTGGTGGCGCGCTGCTGCGTAACCTGGATCGCCTGCTGATGGAAGAGACCGGCATCCCGGTAGTGGTTGCCGAAGATCCGCTGACCTGTGTGGCTCGCGGTGGCGGTAAAGCGCTGGAAATGATCGACATGCACGGCGGTGATCTGTTCAGCGAAGAGTAG
- the csrD gene encoding RNase E specificity factor CsrD has protein sequence MTKFSSLMTMALVVVISLLFIIGLATIVDDNLQQVDNQLHAIATSIDQALLVQPPERLRFWLPSMMKAAGVVLLEIRDLDQNLQFSLRLPELMSAEDDYVHYVMQLPLMQNADFRVNLTYLDPFFGSPRWIFSTIAMVVAMACMPALLVFAMRRFRRKVAGHEQLETRANRILRGERESVARGSVHEWPDSASGAFDQLLSDLSDAREERSRLDTLIRAFAAQDAETGLSNRLFFDNQLTTQLEDAENVGTHGVVMMIRLPDFDTLQETHRYANELREYRNTLVNMLSTFVMRYPSALLARYFNSDFAVLLPHRSLKEADIIAAQLVKALDILPITPLIDREDVLHIGICAYASGQSSEQVMESVEDATRNAVLQGGNGWCVFDRQVPDKGRGSVKWRTLLEQTLAKGGPHLYQKPAVTRDGMVHHREIMPRITDGDQVLLAAEYMPLVQQLGLTPNYDRLLVAQIIALSASWPQETLAMPVNVDSLLQRPFWRWLQEVLLQCPKQQRQRILFELAESDVCQYIERLRPILNTLVGLGCRLAVTQAGLTLVSTTYIRTLQVEIIKLHPGLVRRFERRTENQLFVQSLIEACKGTSAKVFAAGVRTQEEWNTLSSRGVYGGQGDFFAASIPVSDELKKYSPRRRV, from the coding sequence ATGACGAAATTTTCTTCATTGATGACGATGGCGCTGGTAGTCGTCATATCCCTGCTGTTTATCATAGGGTTAGCCACCATTGTTGATGATAATTTACAGCAGGTTGATAACCAGCTTCACGCTATCGCGACCAGTATCGATCAGGCGCTGTTGGTGCAACCTCCTGAACGGTTACGCTTTTGGTTGCCCTCAATGATGAAGGCGGCGGGGGTTGTGCTGCTGGAGATCAGGGACCTTGATCAAAACCTGCAATTTTCACTGCGACTGCCGGAACTGATGAGCGCAGAAGACGATTATGTGCACTATGTGATGCAACTGCCGCTGATGCAAAACGCGGATTTTCGCGTCAACCTGACCTATCTTGATCCCTTCTTCGGCTCGCCGCGCTGGATTTTCTCTACCATCGCTATGGTGGTAGCGATGGCGTGCATGCCAGCACTGTTGGTGTTTGCCATGCGGCGTTTTCGTCGCAAGGTGGCAGGGCACGAACAGTTGGAGACACGCGCAAACCGCATTCTGCGCGGTGAACGCGAATCAGTGGCGCGCGGTTCCGTGCACGAATGGCCCGATAGCGCCAGCGGTGCGTTCGATCAGTTGCTGTCGGATCTCTCCGATGCACGTGAAGAACGCAGCCGACTGGATACGCTGATTCGTGCGTTTGCCGCTCAGGATGCGGAAACCGGATTAAGCAATCGCCTGTTTTTCGATAACCAACTCACTACGCAGTTGGAAGACGCGGAAAATGTCGGCACCCACGGCGTGGTCATGATGATTCGCCTGCCGGACTTCGATACCTTGCAGGAAACACACCGCTATGCCAATGAATTGCGTGAGTACCGCAATACGCTGGTCAATATGTTGTCGACCTTTGTCATGCGTTACCCCTCCGCGCTGTTGGCGCGCTATTTCAACAGTGATTTTGCCGTGCTGCTGCCACACCGTTCGCTGAAAGAAGCGGATATTATTGCGGCGCAGTTAGTCAAAGCGCTGGATATTCTGCCCATCACGCCGCTTATCGATCGTGAGGACGTGTTGCATATTGGTATCTGCGCCTATGCCAGCGGGCAGAGTTCCGAGCAGGTGATGGAGAGCGTGGAGGATGCCACGCGCAATGCGGTATTGCAGGGAGGAAACGGCTGGTGCGTATTTGACCGGCAGGTGCCAGACAAAGGGCGCGGCAGTGTGAAATGGCGCACATTGCTGGAGCAGACGTTGGCGAAAGGTGGCCCGCATCTGTACCAAAAACCGGCGGTGACGCGCGATGGTATGGTGCATCATCGGGAAATCATGCCGCGTATCACCGATGGCGATCAGGTACTGCTGGCCGCCGAATACATGCCGCTGGTGCAGCAATTGGGGCTGACGCCCAATTATGACCGGCTGCTGGTGGCGCAAATCATCGCGCTGTCTGCCTCCTGGCCGCAAGAGACGCTGGCGATGCCCGTCAATGTGGATTCTCTGTTACAGCGCCCTTTCTGGCGTTGGCTACAAGAAGTGCTATTGCAATGCCCGAAACAGCAGCGTCAACGCATATTGTTTGAACTTGCTGAGTCAGATGTGTGTCAGTATATCGAGCGCCTGCGTCCTATTTTGAATACGCTGGTGGGGTTAGGGTGTCGACTGGCGGTGACGCAAGCCGGGCTGACCTTGGTCAGTACGACCTATATCAGAACGTTGCAGGTAGAAATCATCAAGTTGCATCCGGGTCTGGTACGCCGTTTTGAACGCAGGACGGAAAATCAGCTTTTTGTGCAAAGCCTGATAGAAGCCTGCAAGGGAACCTCCGCCAAGGTGTTTGCCGCGGGCGTCAGAACTCAGGAAGAGTGGAATACGCTATCGAGTCGCGGTGTTTACGGTGGTCAGGGCGATTTTTTTGCGGCGTCTATCCCTGTCAGCGATGAGTTGAAAAAATATTCACCCCGGCGTCGTGTTTAG
- the accB gene encoding acetyl-CoA carboxylase biotin carboxyl carrier protein, producing the protein MDIRKIKKLIELVEESGIAELEISEGEESVRISRAPVAPAYPMMQQAYAPMMQQPAPALATAVAPAPEAAVAAAPAAVSGHIVRSPMVGTFYRTPSPDAKAFVEVGQRVNVGDTLCIVEAMKMMNQIEADKAGVVKAVLVENGQPVEFEEPLVVIE; encoded by the coding sequence ATGGATATTCGTAAAATCAAGAAACTGATCGAACTGGTTGAAGAATCCGGCATCGCCGAACTGGAAATTTCAGAAGGTGAAGAATCAGTACGTATCAGTCGTGCGCCTGTCGCGCCAGCTTACCCGATGATGCAGCAAGCCTACGCGCCCATGATGCAGCAACCAGCCCCCGCATTGGCAACTGCCGTGGCGCCGGCACCGGAAGCTGCTGTTGCCGCTGCACCTGCGGCCGTGAGCGGTCACATCGTACGCTCTCCCATGGTCGGTACTTTCTACCGTACCCCAAGCCCGGATGCCAAAGCATTCGTTGAAGTTGGGCAGCGCGTTAACGTCGGCGATACCTTGTGCATCGTTGAAGCCATGAAAATGATGAACCAAATCGAAGCCGATAAAGCGGGCGTGGTGAAAGCCGTGCTGGTGGAAAACGGCCAACCGGTTGAGTTTGAAGAGCCTTTGGTTGTCATTGAATAA